A genomic window from Lycium barbarum isolate Lr01 chromosome 4, ASM1917538v2, whole genome shotgun sequence includes:
- the LOC132636001 gene encoding uncharacterized protein LOC132636001, with translation MRAALLWTVNDFPALAMLSGWSTKGRWACPICNYDTCSQYLKHSRKMCYLDHRTFLPPDHPFRRDKKSFDGKKEHKATPTPLSGIEVLEELREFNNVFGKGQKKRSRKNDGPWKKRSIFFELPYWAHNKLSHNLDVMHIEKNICDSLLGTLLDVPGKSKDHVNSRYELHEMGIRRELQPLKDDKNGKVHLAKACFSMKPEEKRLFCTVLKNVKLPKGCTSNISRRVQMEEMKVSGYKSHDAHFIMHYLLQVAVRKVLPKNVSLALIRLGNYFRIICSKVIRRSDLDKMKAEIIDIVCDLEKIFPPTFFDIMTHLPIHLVDELSLGVRFICVGCFPVRETYVSTRGLFIIDLIQKDQ, from the coding sequence ATGCGTGCAGCTTTATTGTGGACAGTTAATGATTTTCCAGCACTAGCAATGCTTTCTGGATGGAGCACCAAGGGGAGATGGGCATGCCCCATTTGTAATTATGATACTTGCTCTCAATATCTCAAACATAGTCGTAAGATGTGTTACTTGGATCATCGGACATTTTTGCCTCCTGATCATCCATTTCGAAGAGATAAGAAATCATTTGATGGTAAAAAGGAGCATAAAGCTACACCTACTCCCTTATCAGGCATAGAAGTGCTTGAAGAGCTACGTGAATTCAATAATGTCTTTGGAAAGGGCCAAAAGAAACGATCTCGGAAGAATGATGGTCCATGGAAGAAAAGATCCATATTTTTTGAATTGCCGTATTGGGCACATAACAAATTAAGTCACAATCTTGACGTGATGCACATAGAGAAGAATATATGTGATAGTTTGCTTGGGACTTTGTTGGATGTACCGGGAAAGTCCAAAGATCATGTAAATTCTCGCTATGAATTGCATGAGATGGGGATACGCAGGGAGCTTCAACCATTAAAAGATGATAAAAATGGTAAAGTTCATCTGGCTAAAGCTTGTTTCTCCATGAAACCAGAGGAGAAAAGGTTGTTTTGCACAGTTTTAAAAAATGTCAAATTACCAAAAGGGTGCACCTCTAATATATCACGTCGGGTGCAAATGGAGGAGATGAAAGTATCAGGATATAAGAGCCATGATGCTCATTTCATAATGCATTACTTACTCCAGGTTGCGGTTAGAAAAGTGTTACCCAAGAATGTGTCTTTGGCCTTGATTAGGTTGGGGAATtattttagaatcatatgtagtAAGGTTATAAGAAGAAGTGATCTTGATAAAATGAAGGCTGAAATCATAGATATAGTATGTGACCTTGAAAAGATTTTTCCTCCAACCTTTTTTGATATAATGACACATTTGCCTATCCATTTAGTAGATGAATTGAGCTTGGGGGTTCGGTTCATTTGCGTTGGATGTTTTCCAGTGAGAGAAACATATGTAAGTACAAGGGGTTTGTTCATAATCGATCTAATCCAGAAAGATCAATAG